The sequence below is a genomic window from Gavia stellata isolate bGavSte3 chromosome 11, bGavSte3.hap2, whole genome shotgun sequence.
ATGCAACAACAACGTGGCAGAAGTTTTTCCCAAACTGAAAAGTTTCAAAGAAATATACAACACATCAGTCGATGCCAAAGACGCAGTTCATACGGCCCGGTTTCTTATGCAGTTTGTAACACTGTTGTGAGCATGGGACAGCCACACTTAGTATCAGCTGAAACACAAGTGACAGATACAATGCTTTGAAGTCTTTTTCAAGTTCAAAGCACCTTCCAAACAGAACCGAATTAACACTCATCACAGCCCTGGGAGGTAGATGCCGTTAGCTATGTTTTGCACATGGGAAAGCATCCACGCACATGGCACGGCTGACTGCTTTACCCTTGACCACACCAGTGATTACTGACCAAAGTAGGATTACAATGGGAGTTTCCCGTTTCCAGCCCTACGCTATAGCTAAttcacttccccccccccccccccccccccccgcacttTGGAAGCACACCTAATTCTGAAAAGTAAAGAAACGTGGCAAGACGGTAAGCACAGTACCGTATCCCCACCTCAAGAAGAGCGTCCAGCGTGCTTTGGAAGCAATGCCCCCGGCCCGTGCAGGCGAGAGCCAGCGGCTGGGACACCCGCAGGGATGCTGTGCTCCCGGGTGCTTCTGCCACTAAAACAGGCTACCGATATTAAAGCCAAAACGCACACGGGAACGAACCCGACGTGTCACAGCCACCGCGGCGCGGGCTGCGGCACCTCCCACAGCCTCCCCGGCGGAGGATGCCGCACGCCGGCAGCCCGCCCTGCCGCACCGCGCTCTGCGAGCTGGCAGTCCCCACGGCGAGGAATGACAGCGAgcagccccgcgccgccgcccctcgGCACCCACCTCGGCCCTCTCCCCTCGCAGAGACGCCCGGGGCCGCTCAACTCCCTGAGCGGAGCCgcggctgcccccgccccgcccccggctcACCTTCCCCGGCGGGCGCCCGGCTCCTACATCTCCTCCCGCTTCTGGAAGCTGATGCTGGCGTACGCGCTTAAGTCGTCGCTGGAGTGGCCGCTCCCGCGAGGCTGGCCCGGGGTCTTCGGCGACGGCGGCTGCTTGCCCCCCGGCAGAGCGGCGCCTTCGGCGGgggggtggaggtggtggtggcggcggtgACTGAAGTCCTTCACCAAGTCCAGGTCGATGTAGTTGAGCCCGTTCTCCAGGGCGGGCGCGGCCCCCGCCTCCCGCCGGGCGGCCGGGGCGCCGGCCGCCTTCCCCCGCGGCGGGTCGCAGCCAGACGTTCTCGAAGGAGGCCGAGCTGTGGCGCTTCACCTCCTCggcgccccccgcgccgccgcagGGGAAGGGCGCCCCgagcccgccgccgcccgccgctccGCGGGCGGCGCTCGGAGTGGACGAGAAGGTCTCGGAGCTgtgccgccgccggccgccctGCGGGTCAGCGCGGATCACCTTGGCGCTCTGGTTGCGGCCGGGGCTGAGGCTGACGCGGGTGAAGGCGCTGCCCGCGCCGGGGCCCCcgagcagggaggaggagcgCGACGGCGCCGCCGACAGCTCGGCCGGCGGCCGCGGCAGCTCCGGGGAAGCCGTCGtcgtcgccgccgccgccggcgggggcTTCTCGGCGGCGGAGCGGCCCGCCCGCACGTCGGCGTAGCTGAGCAGGAGGGCGGGCGAGCAGGGGGAAGGGCTATCGGCGCAGTCCGAGCAGGagcccccggcggcggcgccccccAGCTGCATCGTCACGTAGTCCCGGCCGCCGGGGGGCCGCGCctcggccgggccgggccgcgggggccGCCCGCGCGGCGGCGAagccggcggggcagggggccCGCGGCGGCCCCAGCTCCATGTTCATGTACTCCTCGGCGCCCTCGttgcccggcggcggcggcaagcccagccccagggcggCCGAGGGGAAGGCCGGCTTCTCGCCGGTGATGAACTCGATGTTGACGTACTCGCCCGGGCTCTTGGGCTCCgggggcaggaggagcgggGGCTGCTCCCGGGCCCGCGGCAGGGTGCTGGCCTTGGGGCCGCCCAGCGACAGGCGCGTGGGTCGCGCCAGGCGGCCCCTGGTCTGCACGGCTGTGTCCACCTTgcgcgggggctgcgcctgCGGCTGGGGGCCGCCCTCGGTGCCACCGCCACCACTGCCGCCCAGGCTGTCGCTGCTGGTGGAGGAGGACGAGTCCTCGGCAGCGTAGAGGAGGCGCCCGGAGCCGAGAGCaatgcggggctgggggctgccctcctcgcccgccgccgccggcccgctgccgccccgccgGTGCACGTGCTTGAAGGAGCGTGGCAGCGAGAAGTAGGAATAGATGGGTTTGTGGTGGGCCGTGGTGGCAGCCTCCTCAACGCCCGGCTGCCCCGCGCCCCCGAAGTAGCAGTCGGGCGGGGTGCTGGTGGTGGAGCCGCTGGCTGGGGACATGTTGATGTAGTCACTGCCGCCGCAGGGGAGCTTCCCTTCGTTGCTCTCCACCGAGAGTTTCGGGTGGTGGCCAGCGCCGTTTGTCCACATCTTGCCGTAGCCCGCAGAGCCGCTGTCAGGGGAGTAGCTGCCGCTGGGGGACATCATCATGTAGCCGTTGGAGTCCACCGTGGCTGGAGGGTGGCGGCCCCCCCTGCCAGGGTTGATGATCTGCTGTGGGGCCGATACACTCTTAGGACTCATGGGCATGTAGTCACCACCTTTGGGGGGCCCCCCGCCACTGGGCACAGGGGCTACACCTGGTGACATGGGCATGTAGCCGTCATCTGTGTGTGGGGCGGAGTTCGTCCGATGATGGCCACTGTCCAGGTGGTGCATCTCCAGACACTCCTCTGGGTAGGAGTGAGTGGGCACAAAGGCTGAGTGCCGGTAGGAGGGCAGCCGGCTGCCACCACATGGGTAAGAAGGCAGCATCTCTGTGTACTCCTCAATAGAGGCCACCGAAGACTGTGAGGGCGTCTTCTGGTGGGAGATGGTGGGCGAAGTGCCTGCAGAATGAGTTCGCTTCCTGAATGCCTTCTCCAAGTCGGCAACCTCCTCACCACCACCTCGAGGACAGCAGGGCGTACTAGGGtagcggggctgctgctgctggtggcaggTGCGTGGGATGAAGTGGCCGTTgggggctgccaggctgcagcaagAGGAGGTGGCCTTCCCCCCCATGCAGATGTAGTTGAGCTCTTCATCACCCCGAGCTGGTGGGGTGTGTCCCAATGAATCTGGGGTCACGCTGCGAAAAGAGCTGCGAAAGTCACAAGGGCTGGAACCATACtcatcagaagaaataaatccGCCATCGCT
It includes:
- the IRS1 gene encoding LOW QUALITY PROTEIN: insulin receptor substrate 1 (The sequence of the model RefSeq protein was modified relative to this genomic sequence to represent the inferred CDS: deleted 1 base in 1 codon); translation: MASPTDNNEGFFSDVRKVGYLRKPKSMHKRFFVLRAASESGPARLEYYENEKKWRHKSGAPKRSIPLESCFNINKRADSKNKHLVALYTKDEHFAIAADSEPEQESWYQALLQLHNRAKGHHHLHHHHHHHHSDVTFGGSNAGLGEAGEDNYGEVAPGPAFKEVWQVILKPKGLGQTKNLIGIYRLCLTNKTISFVKLNSDAAAVVLQLLNIRRCGHSENFFFIEVGRSAVTGPGEFWMQVDDSVVAQNMHETILEAMRAMSEEFRPRSKSQSSSNCSNPISVPLRSRHHVNNPPPSQVGLSRRSRTESVTATSPAGGGGGGTGGKPSSFRVRASSDGEGTMSRPASVDGSPVSPSASRTHSHRHRGNSRLHPPLNHSRSIPMPSSRCSPSATSPVSLSSSSTSGHGSTSDCLFPRRSSASVSGSPSDGGFISSDEYGSSPCDFRSSFRSVTPDSLGHTPPARGDEELNYICMGGKATSSCCSLAAPNGHFIPRTCHQQQQPRYPSTPCCPRGGGEEVADLEKAFRKRTHSAGTSPTISHQKTPSQSSVASIEEYTEMLPSYPCGGSRLPSYRHSAFVPTHSYPEECLEMHHLDSGHHRTNSAPHTDDGYMPMSPGVAPVPSGGGPPKGGDYMPMSPKSVSAPQQIINPGRGGRHPPATVDSNGYMMMSPSGSYSPDSGSAGYGKMWTNGAGHHPKLSVESNEGKLPCGGSDYINMSPASGSTTSTPPDCYFGGAGQPGVEEAATTAHHKPIYSYFSLPRSFKHVHRRGGSGPAAAGEEGSPQPRIALGSGRLLYAAEDSSSSTSSDSLGGSGGGGTEGGPQPQAQPPRKVDTAVQTRGRLARPTRLSLGGPKASTLPRAREQPPLLLPPEPKSPGEYVNIEFITGEKPAFPSAALGLGLPPPPGNEGAEEYMNMELGPPRAPCPAGFAAARAAPAGRDYVTMQLGGAAAGGSCSDCADSPSPCSPALLLSYADVRAGRSAAEKPPPAAAATTTASPELPRPPAELSAAPSRSSSLLGGPGAGSAFTRVSLSPGRNQSAKVIRADPQGGRRRHSSETFSSTPSAARGAAGGGGLGAPFPCGGAGGAEEVKRHSSASFENVWLRPAAGEGGRRPAARREAGAAPALENGLNYIDLDLVKDFSHRRHHHLHPPAEGAALPGGKQPPSPKTPGQPRGSGHSSDDLSAYASISFQKREEM